The sequence CAGTGAGGATCTGAGATATCGAACCCTTGAGAGAGATGTGGAATATCAGTCCAATGCAGTGGTCCTCGCCATGATGGATGTATCAGGAAGCATGGGGACCATGAAAAAGTATCTGGCCCGATCCTTTTTCTTCTGGCTTGTCGAATTCTTGAGGCAGATATACAACCGTGTACAGATCCGCTTCATTGCCCACACCACCGAGGCCAAACTGGTGGATGAGCACGAGTTCTTTCACAAAGGGGAAAGCGGAGGGACCTTTTGCCACTCGGCCTATGACCTTGCGATCCACCTGGTGGAGACCGAATATAGCCCGAGCCGTTGGAACATCTATCCATTCCATTTTTCAGATGGAGAGGACTTCGAACCCTTGAAAACCGTGGCATCTGCCAGGAAACTCATGCAATTGGGCATCAATATGCTTGGTTATGGGGAAATCCGCGCGGATCTATACACTACCTCTCGTCTCATGCAGACCTTTGCAAAAGAATTACATATTAAAAAACGGGATTTCTACCACAGTGAATTCGAGAGATTCTACAGTGACTTCGAGATCTTCTTCGGAACCGACGAGTCCACTCCTTTTGTGGGGGCCGTATTGAAGGACAAATCCCATGTCTACCTCGCGCTCAAGGAGTTCTTGAAAAAAGACAGACCATTTTGAGAGATGACCATGGATCCAGAACTGAAGCGCCTCAGTGAATTTGATGAGAGAATCCAGGAGATAGCCAGGGAGTTTGGCCTCGATTTCTTTCCGCAGGAGTTTGACGCCATCCCGGCCCAGAAGATGTTAGAGGTTTTGGGCTACCGCTTTCCCGTCAACTTCTCCCACTGGTCTTTCGGCCGGGATTATGAGAGGGAAAAGACCAAGTATGAGCATGGATTCGGCATTCCGTACGAGTTGGTCCTCAACTCCAATCCCTCCCGGGCCTATTTGATGAATACCAATCCCTTCCCTGTCCAGGTGATGGTCATGGCCCATGTTTACGCTCACAACGACTTTATGAAAAACAACTTTCATTTCAAGCCCACCCGAAGAGATATCCTTCCGGCGGCCTCAGAGGCTGCGATTCGTTTTCAGAGATACGAAAAGCGCTTCGGTCTGGAGGAGGTCGAGCGGCTGATGGACACAGGGCTGAGCATCGAGCTCAACATCGATCCTGATTTCTTTATCAAAGAAGAAAACGAAGAGCAAAAGCATGAGAGGCTCTCAACGCACTCGAGGAAAGCCGAGGTCGCAGGTCCATACGATGACCTGATCTCCAGAAAGAAAGTAGAACGACTCTCTGCTGAAGAGTACAACAGGAAAACACCTCCGGAGCCTGAGTGCGATGTCTTGCTTTACATCATAAACCATTCTCCCAAACCCTTAAAAGAGTGGGAGAAAGACATCCTGTCAGTCATTCGGGATCAATCGCGCTACTTCACACCCCAAAGGCGAACCAAGATTATAAACGAGGGGTGGGCCACTTTCTGGCACATGAAGATCATGGACCGCCTGTTCAGGGAACGGCTCCTCAAAGAGGAAGAGCATGGTTACTATAACCTCTATAATGCCCGGGTGCTGGCCACAAGTCCCCGCACGATCAATCCCTATCTGGTGGGTTTAAGAATCTTCGAAGACATCGAGGACCGATGGAACAAGGGCCGGTTCGGAAGGGAGTGGGAAATGTGTGAGAATCCTAAGGAAAAGGAAGCGTGGGACCTTGAACTTGGACAGGGAAGGGAAAAAATTTTCGAAGTAAGGAGGAGTTACACCGACCGGTTCTTTATCGAACATTTTTTATGGGAAAAGTTGGTTGATGAGCTGGAGCTATATCTCTACGAGGGGCGCAGAGAGGCAAATGAGATAAAATACGTGATCAGCGAACAGGACTGGCAGCGGATCAAGAGCCTCTTGGTGTCCCATCTGAGCACCTTTGACATCCCTTTGATCATGGTGGAAGACGGGGATTACAAAGGGAAAAGGGAGCTTTACTTAAAACATGCTTACGAAGGGATTGCGTTGGATCAGGAGTATCGCGAAAAGACCATGGAGCACATTCTTTACCTTTGGGATCGCCCTGTGCATCTGGAGTCGATTGTCGATGGAAAAACGGTGATTTTTACCTTTGATGGGAGCAGCCACTCTCAGAATCCACAGAGCTAATCTTCAACGTGAAAATCCTTGAATTACTACATGAACTTAATAATTGAGGTTATTACATTGCATCCATTTTATAAAAACCTTGTTGTCTGGTTCATGATCAGCCTTATGATTGCCATGCTATTCCGGGTACCTAAGCAGCCAAACACGAGCAATGCCCTGGTTAGTTACAGTGACTTTCTGAGCATGGTAGAGAGCAGGAATGTCATGGAGGTTACCATTCAGGGAAACAACATATCGGGTGTGGCCACAGAAGGGGCTTTTAAAACATTTGCCCCAAAAGATCCTGAACTGATTAAGCTGCTCAGGAGCAAAGAGGTCAAAATATCTGCAAAACCTGAGGAAGATACCACATGGGTCCGAGTGTTTCTGTCCTGGGTTCCCATGCTGTTATTGATTGGGGTATGGATATTTTTTATGCGACAAATGCAGGCAGGGGGTGGAAATGTACTATCCTTTGGAAAAAGCCGGGCCAGGCTTATGAGCGGTTCTCAGGAGAAAGTCACCTTTGAAGATGTGGCAGGTATTGAGGAGGCAAAGGAGGATCTGGCAGAAATTGTAGAATTTTTAAGGGATCCGAAAAAGTTTACAAGCCTTGGTGGGAGGATTCCAAAAGGTGTGCTTTTAGTAGGGTCGCCCGGTACAGGGAAGACGCTTCTGGCAAGGGCCATTGCGGGTGAGGCGGATGTTCCATTTTTTAGCATAAGCGGGTCGGACTTTGTGGAGGTGTTTGTGGGCGT is a genomic window of Deltaproteobacteria bacterium containing:
- a CDS encoding SpoVR family protein, with protein sequence MDPELKRLSEFDERIQEIAREFGLDFFPQEFDAIPAQKMLEVLGYRFPVNFSHWSFGRDYEREKTKYEHGFGIPYELVLNSNPSRAYLMNTNPFPVQVMVMAHVYAHNDFMKNNFHFKPTRRDILPAASEAAIRFQRYEKRFGLEEVERLMDTGLSIELNIDPDFFIKEENEEQKHERLSTHSRKAEVAGPYDDLISRKKVERLSAEEYNRKTPPEPECDVLLYIINHSPKPLKEWEKDILSVIRDQSRYFTPQRRTKIINEGWATFWHMKIMDRLFRERLLKEEEHGYYNLYNARVLATSPRTINPYLVGLRIFEDIEDRWNKGRFGREWEMCENPKEKEAWDLELGQGREKIFEVRRSYTDRFFIEHFLWEKLVDELELYLYEGRREANEIKYVISEQDWQRIKSLLVSHLSTFDIPLIMVEDGDYKGKRELYLKHAYEGIALDQEYREKTMEHILYLWDRPVHLESIVDGKTVIFTFDGSSHSQNPQS
- the ftsH gene encoding ATP-dependent zinc metalloprotease FtsH, whose amino-acid sequence is MISLMIAMLFRVPKQPNTSNALVSYSDFLSMVESRNVMEVTIQGNNISGVATEGAFKTFAPKDPELIKLLRSKEVKISAKPEEDTTWVRVFLSWVPMLLLIGVWIFFMRQMQAGGGNVLSFGKSRARLMSGSQEKVTFEDVAGIEEAKEDLAEIVEFLRDPKKFTSLGGRIPKGVLLVGSPGTGKTLLARAIAGEADVPFFSISGSDFVEVFVGVGASRVRDLFVEGKKQAPCIIFIDEIDAVGRHRGAGLGGGHDEREQTLNQLLVEMDGFESNEGVILISATNRPDILDRALLRPGRFDRQVVIPIPDLKGREGILKVHLQEKLVADDVDITVLARGTPGFTGADIENMANEAALIAVRRGKDRVEMVDFEYAKDKVLMGAERKSMIISDEEKRIT